In Cyclopterus lumpus isolate fCycLum1 chromosome 13, fCycLum1.pri, whole genome shotgun sequence, the genomic window tgaaagcgctggacattgttgggctgtcttggttgacacgccttttcagtgtcgtatgggggtcgggaacagtgcccatggactggcagaccggggtggtggttcccatcttcaagaagggggaccggagagtgtgctcgaactatcgtggtatcacactgctcagcctcctgggaaaagcttatgccagggtgctggagaggaggctccgaccgcttgtcgaacctcggattcaagacgaacagtgcagattccgtcccggtcgtggaacagtggaccagctctttaccctcgcaagattactggaggggtcctgggagtttgcccaaccaggttacatgtgctttgtagacctggagaaggctttcgaccgggtccctctggggtttttgtggggggtactgcaggagtatggggtgccggacccgttggcacgggccatccggtctctgtacgcctgcagtaggagctgtgttcgtctcctcggtagtaagtcagacacgttcccgttgggtgttggcctccgccagggctgccctttatcaccggtcctgttcgtgaccttcacggacaggatatctagacgcagccagggggcggagaggatccggttcgggagtctcgggatcgcctctctgctgtttgcgggtgatgtggtcctgtttgcctcctcggaccgtgacctccagcattcactggggcgtttttcagccgagtgcgaagcctatagcagcatatcaaggggctggaccagggcaaacctgattcagccctaactataagcactattaaagaggaaagtcttaagtctactcttaaatgaggtgactgtgtctgcctcccggactgaaagtgaaagctggttccataaaagaggagcttgataactgaaggctctggctcccatcctactttttaggactctaggaaccacaagtagccccgcatttagtgagcagctctctagtggggcaatatggtactacaagctccttaagatatgatggtgcatcaccaatcaaggctttgtaggtgaggagaagaattttaaatgtgattcttgaattctcagggagccagtgcagagcagctaatacaggagtcatgtgatctcttttcttagtttttgtgagtacacgagctgcagcattctggatcaactggagggatttaagagacttattagagcagcatTTATTCCCCTCGTCGCAGGGGTGGGTGTGGAGTGTGTTGGTAGTTGAAGTAAAACAAGGGAAATGTGGGTGGGGCTAATTACCTCCTCTTGAATTAGGGGACAATAAACTAATGGCATGTTACGGAACAATCTACTGATCACCTTTCAGGCTCGTAGGACCTAAAATTACAACATTTACAACTAAAGAGTTTTTACTATTATTTggtagtttttcctgatctgatgtgaggtcaaaggtcagggatgtcgtatgtgtacagattgtaaagccctctgaggcaaatttgtaattttggatattgggctatacaaaataaactgaattgaattgacttgAATTCAACACTGAGCTACAAAACAACCCCGACCCACCAATATAATAACTTTCCACTGTTTTTTCGAGCAGGATATCAAATGACCGCTAATGTGGTGTTAGAGGAGAAGACAAATTACAAATGGTCATATGTTCAGGTCTTCTTTGTtccaaaagaaagacaaaaactaAAAGCTATATTGAACTGTTTATTGAGTGGAACTTGTTTCTTTCAAAGTTTATAAAGATTCACACAAACTGCACTTTACACATGTTTTTTCTCTTCTATTGAATATTATCAAGTCCTTTTTCAATCTGACAAAGATGCCCGGTACTTCCACAAACTGTCATCATGATTTTTACTTATGTTGAGATTATATAAATCGAAATGTTTATTCGTAGAAGCAAACCTTTTTCAACAATACAcaataagtacatttttttgttgtaaccCATCCTATAGCAAATTAGTTTGTAAAGCACAACTAATTTTAATCAAGGCTGAAAATCTGCGGGATGATCGTAAGTGGTTTACATTCAAAGAAAAATCTGTTTTCTACATAGGATACgaatatttgacattttcagaCCATACCGTAAAGGGTTTAAGAGCGGTTGACATGTAAGCCAGTACAGCGACAAAAAGATGCGCACAATATGAGGTACATTGTTCATTTCAAATCTGCTCTGTAATATTTCAAAGAAACACCCAAAGGAGAAGTTGAGCAGGGAGGCGAGGTGAGGTGTGCAGGTACTGACCGCTTTCTGTCGGGTCTGTTTAGAACCAGAGAAACAAACTCTCAGGATCCTCATGTACGTGTAAAGGATTAGAGATACAGGACATGCAATTGTGAGACAAGTAGCAATGAGTCCATAGACGTTGCTGGCTGTCGTGTCAGAACAGGCCAGCTTGATAATGAAGTAGTTGTCACAGTAGACTTTGTTGATTACGTTCCCACACAGCTGGACAGAGCTACTCAATATGACTGGAACCAAACATAAAACAGAACCAAAGGACCATATAACAGCAAGGAGCACTGTAACCTTGGTAAAGGTCATACAAGTGTTATATTGTAGAGGATAACAGATGGCAAGATATCGGTCATAAGACATCACGGCTAAGTTGAAGAATTCCACACAAGCATAAGtgtacaaacagaaaatctgcaggaaacaaagtggagcagaaacagtgtgaatgtcAGAGAGGATCTGAACCAGAAGGAATGGAAACAACCCTGAACTACCAAACAGTTCATTTACAAACaggctgcagagaaaaaggTACATAGGTTCATGTAAGCTTCTGTTCATACAGATCACCACAATGAGCAACACATTGGAACAAACAATTAACATatacaaagacaaaataaacatgaaacataagTATTTAAACATCCTGGTGTCAAAATAGGCAGCAAGTGTGAAATAAGAAACCTGTGTTGAGTTCATCATGATCCTCCTCACATAAACAGAATTCAGTGTAATGACACAAAACAGATGTAATTTCATTCCCTTTGGGAGAGTCAATAGAATGTTGAGATTAGAAATAATAACTCACAATCAATTCATGACACTGTGTGAATCCTAACATTCACCTGCT contains:
- the LOC117741845 gene encoding olfactory receptor 4E2-like translates to MMNSTQVSYFTLAAYFDTRMFKYLCFMFILSLYMLIVCSNVLLIVVICMNRSLHEPMYLFLCSLFVNELFGSSGLFPFLLVQILSDIHTVSAPLCFLQIFCLYTYACVEFFNLAVMSYDRYLAICYPLQYNTCMTFTKVTVLLAVIWSFGSVLCLVPVILSSSVQLCGNVINKVYCDNYFIIKLACSDTTASNVYGLIATCLTIACPVSLILYTYMRILRVCFSGSKQTRQKAVSTCTPHLASLLNFSFGCFFEILQSRFEMNNVPHIVRIFLSLYWLTCQPLLNPLRYGLKMSNIRILCRKQIFL